One genomic region from Zalophus californianus isolate mZalCal1 chromosome 2, mZalCal1.pri.v2, whole genome shotgun sequence encodes:
- the CXXC4 gene encoding CXXC-type zinc finger protein 4 gives MNTNVCVEPGPSPEAPGLPKESHLPEGALNSLVDYNSEMERYRSFATSFYKTNGGAFPQAAKIARITTPIFPSSAAAAAAAARIGMSPWNCDNAATAAAATAMLWGSGGGGGGGGGGGGGGGGGGGGGGGGGGRKSSSAAASSSASSSAILPAGGGGGGGGGGGGGGGGGGSRTSMHHRNDSQRLGKAGCPPEPSLQMANTNFLSTLSPEHCRPLAGECMNKLKCGAAEAEIMNLPERVGTFSAIPALGGISLPPGVIVMTALHSPAAASAAVTDSAFQIANLADCPQNHSSSSSSSSGGASGANPAKKKRKRCGVCVPCKRLINCGVCSSCRNRKTGHQICKFRKCEELKKKPGTSLERTPVPSAEAFRWFF, from the coding sequence TGCGTGGAGCCCGGGCCGAGCCCGGAGGCCCCGGGCTTGCCCAAGGAAAGCCACCTGCCCGAGGGGGCCCTGAACAGCCTTGTGGATTACAACTCGGAGATGGAGCGCTACCGCTCCTTTGCCACCTCCTTCTACAAGACCAACGGGGGCGCCTTCCCGCAGGCGGCCAAGATCGCGCGCATCACCACCCCCATCTTCCCCagcagcgccgccgccgccgcggccgccgcgcgCATCGGCATGTCCCCCTGGAACTGCGACAACGcggccaccgccgccgccgccaccgccatGCTCTGGGgcagcggcgggggcgggggcggcggcgggggcggcggcggcggcgggggcggcgggggcggtggcgggggcggcgggggcggcagGAAAtcctcctccgccgccgcctcctcctccgcctcctcctcggCAATCCTCCCCGCCggcggtggtggtggcggtggcggcggcggcggcggcggcggcggcggcggcggcagcaggaCCAGCATGCACCACCGAAACGACTCCCAGAGGCTGGGGAAAGCTGGCTGCCCGCCAGAgccgtcgttgcaaatggcaaatacTAATTTCCTCTCCACCTTATCCCCTGAACACTGCAGACCTTTGGCGGGGGAATGCATGAACAAGCTCAAATGCGGCGCTGCTGAAGCAGAGATAATGAATCTCCCCGAGCGCGTGGGGACTTTTTCCGCTATCCCGGCTTTAGGGGGCATCTCATTACCTCCAGGGGTCATCGTCATGACAGCCCTTCACTCCCCCGCAGCAGCCTCAGCAGCCGTCACAGACAGTGCGTTTCAAATTGCCAATCTGGCAGACTGCCCGCAGAatcattcctcctcctcctcgtcctcctcagGGGGAGCTAGCGGAGCCAACCCGGccaagaagaagaggaaaaggtgtGGGGTCTGCGTGCCCTGCAAGAGGCTCATCAACTGTGGCGTCTGCAGCAGTTGCAGGAACCGCAAAACGGGACACCAGATCTGcaaatttagaaaatgtgaaGAGCTAAAGAAAAAACCTGGCACTTCGCTAGAG